Part of the Chloroflexota bacterium genome is shown below.
TCCAAGGGTAAAAACTTCTACTTCGTCGACTACAGCCAGACCGTGGACACCCCTCGTGAGTATATCGAGTGGGACCTGGACGCCGCCTATCAGGGCATGGACTACACAGCTGATATCTACGATGTTGGCGCCCGCAAGTTCGGCGTCTATGAGGATTGGATCGTCGACGATGGTACCTTCAAGGCTGAATATACTGAGATCATGCAGCGCCTGCTTGACGGGCCACTGAATGAAACCGATATCAACGATGCCCTTTCAGACTTCGAGGCGCTGCTCGGTGACGCCCTGGCGGCCGATCCTCACAATGCCCTGGGTGATCCTGTGCCCGAGTACTTCTCAGATTTCCGCACCTGGCACTCGAATCGCATCGCCAGCGTGCTCAGCCAGTTGCCCTCGACGCCACCCGAACCGGGGAACCCCGAGACGGCTCTGTATGTTGGTGCACTTGCCGGAGAAAGCGCGCCCGCGCCCAAGAACCGCTGGGATGCCACGGTCACGATCACTGTTTTTGTTGACCCTGAATCCCCTGACACACCATTCGAAGCCGCGACGGTATCGAGTGATTGGGGCAGCTGTGAAACCGATGACTCCGGAACGTGTCAGATCAGCAAGAACAACATCAAGAGCAATGTTGCCAGCGCTACCTTCACCGTCGCCGACATCACTGCGGATGGCATGTGGTACGATGCCGATGCCAACGCGGTAACGTCGGTCACTATCTATAAACCATAGCGCGCACCTCGCTGGCCGCTGAGAACGTATAGGTTCGACGTGCCTTCACCCAGGCGCGTCGAACCTATAACCTCCCTTAAGCAATTTCATTCTCTTGGCACCGTCCTGTTCCAGTCTTGCGCCAGCAAACAACTCAATCTGGATTTCCGCAGCCACCTCTTTCAGCACTGGAATCAGCGCTTCTTCTCGTTGTTCACGATTGGTTCCCAGCGACGCTTGCACTCGATCCTGGAATGCGCTAAACTCTTATGACAGATGAGCGGGCATCCTTCGATGTACTTAGACAGGAGAAGAATGATGACGAAAACACACACTTTCACCTTTGCACTCCTGATGCTGCTCGCCATGGGCTTCGTGCCCGCGGCGACCGCGCAGGAAGCCGTTCCCGATTGGCCCGACCATTACGATCCCTTTACGTTGTTAACCTATCAATTGGAGATGACCGAAGCTGACTGGGATACGATCCGCTATGACCTGACCTTTGACATCGAGGTGCCGGCACTGTTCTGGGCTGAGGATGAAACCCCGATCCCGATCAACGTGCGCCGCAAGTCGGCCGATTCCTTCCCCCTGAATGATCCGGCTAATCCGGAAAAGGTTTCGCTCAAGTTGGACCTCAACGATTTTACCGGCGAAGCCTGGCATGGGCTGAATAAGCTGAGCCTGGAAAACGGCGACGATAACAACGTGGTCACCGAGGGCATGTCCTGGTACTTGCACCGCCTGGCGCAGGACGATGCCAATTTCGACTATACGTCCGGCCTGGCCTCCTGGATAACGCTCTACATCACCCTGACCGGACGGGTAGACGGCGATGGCAATCCACTACCCGATCTGACCTTCTACAACGGAGTCTTCGTCAACGTGGAGCACCGGGACAAGCAGTGGCTGAAGAACCACCTTCTGTGGCAAGGTGGCGATAATACCTGGCTCTACAAATACAGCGACCCCTACGAGCCCGCAATCAAAGTGGGTCCCGAGGATGAACTCGGTAATCCTGTTGATAGCCCGGCCTACGACACTCTTTTCTTCAAGCCCTTCCAACGGTGCACGCAGCCCTGCGCTCTCCAACCGGCGACGGAAACCGAGTTCGCCAACACGCTGACTGCATCGATCAACATGGAGGGCATGTTGACCTTCGCCGCGGTCAGCGCTTTCCACGTCAGCCCCGACGATCTCTTCTCCAAGGGAAAAAACTTTTTCTTCGTAGATTACACCCAGCCCCCGGCCCATTCTCCCGACCTTGCTCCCCTCCGCGAGTATGTCGAATGGGATCTGGACGCGGCCTATGCCGGCATGGACTACGAAGCCGACATCTATAACGTTGGTGACGGGTCCGGCCAGTATGAGAATTGGATCATCGACAATGAGATTTTCAACGAGCAGTACACTCAGATCATGCAGGATCTGATCGCCGACGACGGGTTGCCTGAGGCGACCGGGCCACTAAATGAGGCTGCTATCAACGGCGCTCTGACAGCCTTCGAGGCGTTGCTCGGTGACGCCCTGGATGCTGACCCGTACAATATGCTGGGCGACCCCGTGCCCGAGTACTTCGAGGACTTCCGCACCTGGCACTCGAATCGCATCGCCAACGTGCAGACGCAGTTGCCGCTGGCAGTGCTGCTGGCCAGTTTCAGCGCCAGCGCGCAGGCGAATCACGTGCTGGTGAGCTGGGCCACGGTCAGCGAGGTCGACAACGCCGGTTTCAACGTCTACCGCGGCCTCTCGGCCGGTGCCCCTGAAACCCTGCTGGGCTTCGTGCCCTCCGCTGTGCCAGGCTCGGCCCAGGGTGCAGGCTACAGCTATGCCGATCTTGACATCGCCGACGGCCAGACCTACTGGTACTGGCTGGAGGATGTGGACACCAGCGGCGCCACCGGCCTGCACGGGCCGGTCAGCGTTACTTACCTGGCGCCCACGGCCGTCACCCTCAGCGACCTGACCGCCGGCGGCCAGCCGCCGGAGAACCTGAATTGGTTGTTGCCGGTCGCCCTCGCCCTCGCGGCAGCGGGTGCTGCGTTCGCCTGGCACCGCCGGGTCGCTGCGAATTAACATTCGACGATCAACACGAGAAACAGGGATCGGAGCTCAACCCTCATCATCTCCGATCCCTGGCCAATCGATCAGGATCCTTTGATCAGGTTTGTTCCATTCCTGGCGCTATCCGATTCGATTTGGCAGCATCGCAGCATGCACTGGCAAAGAACAAAAACGTATTGGGGACATTGGACAGTGCCGATCTGATGCTCTTGGCGAACGTAGCGCGTCCGGCAGTGGCAAGAAGCAATCTCCTGTCAGAGGGCACTTGTTCACTCTCGGTTCACCAATAGGAGAAGAACGATGAAGAAAACTTACGCACTTACTTTTGCACTCCTGCTGCTGCTGGCTACCGGCTTTGTGCCCACAGCAGCCGCACAGGAACCTGTTCCCGACTGGCCCGGCCTTTACGATCCAGAAACTTTGTTGAACTTCAACCTGGAGATGACCGAGGCCAACTGGCACACCATTGTCAACGATCTCACCTTCGATATCGAGGTTCCGGCGCTCTTCTCGGCCGAGGGCGAAGCACCGATCCTCGTCTCGGTGCGCCGCAAGGCCGCCACGAAGCTGGGCCAGGACAAGGTCAGCCTCAAGGTGGACATCAACGAATATACCGACGATGACGGCTGTGATAGTGATCACGGCTTCCCCGGTGCAACCTGCGTTGACAAATGGCATGGCGTCAAGAAGCTGAGCCTGGAAAACGGCGATGACAACAACGTCGTCACCGAAGGCCTGGCCTGGTATCTGCACACGGTTGCGGCAGATTCTGATCTGAACTACCATTCAGGCCACGCGGCCTGGGTGACAGTCACCGTCAATGGCGATAGCAAGGGCGTTTACGTCAATGTTGAACAGCCCGACAAACAGTATCTGAAGAACCACGATCTTTGGGAAGGCAGCGATGATACCTGGCTGTACAAGTACAGTGATATCGACAGCCCCGAGATCAAGGTGGGTCCTGAAGACGAACTTCGCGACAAGAGGACTCCAGCGAAGAGTCTCGCCTCACACACACCGCGAGATGCTTCGCTGCCGGCACCTGCCCGCATGGGATTCTGGCGTGTCTTCGGCCATTTTCCCCTTGCGAAGTTGACTGTCAGACCTGCTCAACATGACATATTCAGGCTTTTTGGACTTGCGAATAAGGGGCAGGAGTCGGTTACATGGGGGCATGATCTGTCATGTTCCCATGTAACCGACAAACTGTAAGCATTTTGTAATCTTCGAACTATTGACTCACCATGGGCCATCTGGTATCATTCATAGTGGCGAAAACCATGCCGCGATGGGCGGGACAGACCAACTGGGAGCCACTTTGCATGGCCCATCTCTGTACCGCCAGGGTGATCAACCCTAAAAAAACGGGGAGCACATTCTTCGACGAATACATAGCATGACAGTGAGCTACCCAGACTCATAACAGGAGAGAAAAAGTATGTTGACAAACAAAGAAAAACCGAGGCGCTCCGGCGGCACCAAAGGCGCTCGCCGGCGCACCACATGGGCGGGATTGGCCATAGTCCTGGCAATGCTCGTTGCCCTCTTGCCGGGAACGTTGCCTGCTATCGCTACCACCACGCCGACATTTGACGGCTTTGTCGACCCGCAGTACCTGACCTTCGGCACAACCGTGTCCTTTGCCGGCGTCGGCACCGGGGCAAATCTGTACGTCATCGACGATGCCGACGACGGCAACATCTGGCTGACCTGGGAGATCGACCGCAGTTTCGTCGACAACAGTTATGACGATGACGGCGTCAACGGCCAGAGCCAGCATCCCTCCTGGGCGCCGGGCTACCAGCACCGCTTCCGCGACCTGGCCGAGAGCGACCTGCAGCAGATGCAATTTTACAACAGTTGCGGTGAGCTGGCCGTGCATGTCACCATGGACTACATCGACGGCTACGGAGGCCTGGAAGCCTGCGGCGGCCTCAAACCCGTTCCCGTCATCGGCGGCAAGCTCGACATCAACGGTGGCGGAATCGGCGACGGAACCACTGACCCGGCTGATAACGGTTCCTACTTTGGTATCGAAATTCTCAACGGATGCCTGGACCTGGACGGCGATGGCACTTCCTGTCCCGACACGAACACCGGCGCTTCAAACGTCTTTGGCGGCACCGACGATCATGCAGCGGCAGGGGCCGGCTTTTTCGGGCTAGCGCCCACCTCCTGGCAAATCATCGATGGGATCCTGCAAACCGCAGATACCACTTATTCCGGCATCAATCTTATCGCCGTCACCGGCGGATACGCCGTTGACATGAACCTGGATAGCAGCATCACTGCGGCTGACAATGGTTCGCTTAGCGGGATTACCGTCACAGCCGGTGTCCTTTCGGCACCCGATGGACCGTTTCAGCCCAATCCGGCATTCACCGTTGCCAGCGGCCTGATCCAGGAGCCTGGTCCCTTGTACCCATCCGGCTGCGGAACCATCCATTCCAACACCAACTCGGGCTACGATGCCAACCTGTACACCAGCGAATCCATCCGCTGGTCAATCAATGGTGACGACTGGACCAAGTTTGACTACACCACCTCTTTGGTCGGCAATCTAAACCTTCCGGT
Proteins encoded:
- a CDS encoding CotH kinase family protein codes for the protein MMTKTHTFTFALLMLLAMGFVPAATAQEAVPDWPDHYDPFTLLTYQLEMTEADWDTIRYDLTFDIEVPALFWAEDETPIPINVRRKSADSFPLNDPANPEKVSLKLDLNDFTGEAWHGLNKLSLENGDDNNVVTEGMSWYLHRLAQDDANFDYTSGLASWITLYITLTGRVDGDGNPLPDLTFYNGVFVNVEHRDKQWLKNHLLWQGGDNTWLYKYSDPYEPAIKVGPEDELGNPVDSPAYDTLFFKPFQRCTQPCALQPATETEFANTLTASINMEGMLTFAAVSAFHVSPDDLFSKGKNFFFVDYTQPPAHSPDLAPLREYVEWDLDAAYAGMDYEADIYNVGDGSGQYENWIIDNEIFNEQYTQIMQDLIADDGLPEATGPLNEAAINGALTAFEALLGDALDADPYNMLGDPVPEYFEDFRTWHSNRIANVQTQLPLAVLLASFSASAQANHVLVSWATVSEVDNAGFNVYRGLSAGAPETLLGFVPSAVPGSAQGAGYSYADLDIADGQTYWYWLEDVDTSGATGLHGPVSVTYLAPTAVTLSDLTAGGQPPENLNWLLPVALALAAAGAAFAWHRRVAAN
- a CDS encoding CotH kinase family protein → MKKTYALTFALLLLLATGFVPTAAAQEPVPDWPGLYDPETLLNFNLEMTEANWHTIVNDLTFDIEVPALFSAEGEAPILVSVRRKAATKLGQDKVSLKVDINEYTDDDGCDSDHGFPGATCVDKWHGVKKLSLENGDDNNVVTEGLAWYLHTVAADSDLNYHSGHAAWVTVTVNGDSKGVYVNVEQPDKQYLKNHDLWEGSDDTWLYKYSDIDSPEIKVGPEDELRDKRTPAKSLASHTPRDASLPAPARMGFWRVFGHFPLAKLTVRPAQHDIFRLFGLANKGQESVTWGHDLSCSHVTDKL
- a CDS encoding CotH kinase family protein, with product ASWITLYITLTGRVDGDGNPLPDLTFYNGVFVNVEHRDKQWLENHGLWLDGQTWLYKYSDPYSPDIKEGPDGDSPAYQALLFKPFQECKKPRDCNTQPTGQDFVDTLNQWINMEGMLAFAATSAFHISPDDLFSKGKNFYFVDYSQTVDTPREYIEWDLDAAYQGMDYTADIYDVGARKFGVYEDWIVDDGTFKAEYTEIMQRLLDGPLNETDINDALSDFEALLGDALAADPHNALGDPVPEYFSDFRTWHSNRIASVLSQLPSTPPEPGNPETALYVGALAGESAPAPKNRWDATVTITVFVDPESPDTPFEAATVSSDWGSCETDDSGTCQISKNNIKSNVASATFTVADITADGMWYDADANAVTSVTIYKP